GAAAATAGTCCAAAttaatttaaagattttttcTTAACATAGTGGTCCGATTAGTGGGTGGTTAACTGATAAGAATGGAAACAAAGTTCATCAAATATAATTGCTAGAGGTggttaaaattaataaaatactctTTTAGctctttcttttctattttggCTTTGATTTTGTGCGCTTCATCCTCAAGAACAGTAATTAATCACTCACTAATAGTGGTCTGATTTGTGGTCTTAATTCATTTGATTTTCCACTCTTTAGCAAAATAAACATATAGTGCTAGGTTGCATCATCGTCAGCTGCATAAATTATTCACTtctatatagaaaaaaaaaatcaactagcAATTAATTACAAGCTCTAATTTAccagagagagaaaaaaaaaaaagtaatctaTTGGcacttttacttttttaaaaaaaataaataaattcccCTTTGAACCAATTATGTAGTCAAATTTATGATCATTATGGGCAAAGTGGGGGAATTGATAGGTGCGCATGGTGAATTGACCCACTTTACTAGAATTTGTAGTGTACATTAATgacatttaaattaaaatatttgccATATGCAATGAAACAACTCCCTTTGAATCCCAGTTTCAGTCATGTAATATTTAAGGAGGTATATAGATAAGGTAATCAAGAAGCAAAGTGTGCAATACTTTTAATAATTGAACAATCATGGGGTTATAATAGGCGGAGTGAAGTGGGGCTAAAGAAGTAATTAAATATGTTTgagaattcaaaaaaatttaatatctactatatatacataaaagaagATATATAGCTAATTTTCCagtaaagaaaattcaaataaactcTTTGCGCCCTAATTTCGACTATTTGTACATGTATATAATTTGAAAGAAGATATTgagttttaatttgttaaagtcGGAAACTCATGAATGAATCTATCACGACAAAAGAAAAGTTTGACAAGAACGTCAATGTCAATTGTTTGACACTAAAAATGAATTGGAgtatttgattggttactttaatagTTTGATAAAGAGTactaatttctttttatgtCCATTGGGATTTGAGAGAGTAGCTAGTAGTGGTACTAAGAGTTGGAAAACTTTAGTATTGGTAAGTGAGTTGGTATCCTCATTATGCTAGAGATCGAGAAAGATATTATACTAATAAATTAAGGACATGTCCAATGGTCATCACTAAGAGCTACTTATCTCCACCGTCTATTACTTACCAGTGCTGCTGTTTGGTACAATGGGgagtcatttatttatttttgttggaaaaaaCACAAGTTTATTCGAAAAGGTATCTAGTGTTTGCCTACCAGAGTTTAAAATATCTCTTAAAGATTGATGAGTAATACTTTTTTGTGAATTGGATAGTGTTTCTAGAAAGAAAACCTTGAAATAATGTTTAAGAATTTCTCTCGGTTCATGGATaatatgttgtaatattattaTGGAGTGTATTACAAATTTTGTGGTGATCAcaaaatacttagttctctcttgttcttattttcttcatgctttGTTAGGTACTTCATTAGGATTAGTAAGGTAAGACCTAGCCCCCTTGCTTGTATTTGTGATAAATTTGCTTTAAAAAGATGTATTGTTCGTTTGTCATAACACAACTCACAGATTTATCCTTTAGGCTACACTATCATCAAGCTCAAAAGCATGTCATGTTAATTTGTGTTATGCTTTATAAAGTATTTCACTTAGCTCTCTCATTTTAATGTGGGATGATCACTTAAAATATCATGTATATGTGAATCATTTGTGTAGTGATAGTGATATATATGAGCTACTTTCATAACGATGgatatatcaactctaaataacaaaattaaggGGTATATAAACCATTTTCCcttattcttaaaaaaacatacattaaaacatgtccaaaaatatttaatatcataCCAAACACTGCACCAGTATTTTTGACAAGATAGAGAGTGGAGACAGCGACCGAATTTGCTGATCAAAGTTTTGAGTCATTTTACACGATTAACCGCACTAGATTCCTCAGTAGAAAATCAAATAGTTCCATGTTTCCAACAACCTACACAATATTACATGGTTTTCGTCATATGGGGACCCAAAGAAAACATTGTCAGATCCGAATGACAATTTGTAAAACTACTCCGTTCGTTTAACAATAATTGTTCACTATACTATTTATCCCTTCGTCTAACAATAATTGttcactatactattttgaaatgtccaataatatttgtccacttttataTGAAATCAAAGGATTATTTAACACTTAattcctaatttacccttatcattaattatagtcattcctctattacatttttcaagacattgtatttattatattcaaagggtgatataataaaattatccttctatttatagttttcaagaagtgtgcaaagtcaatagtggacaaatattgttggacagagaGAGTATCAAACAACATTAATGGACATGATTTAATCCATTAAATAACATCAAATGGGGGCACTAAGCATGAATTTCATATTATTAATTATCGTACCCACATGTCAAGTAAGAAGTTTCTAATGATATAATACATAAAACGATGTTTACCGAATTGATCAGGAgaaacatttttaaattaaaggaGAGTGATTTGTGACATAATATTTAGACTCTAAAGTCTAAACCACGTATATTGTAATAGCCAGATAAGCTAATAAGCAACAGACGCTAAGGGACAAGTATAGTTTGTGTTTATATATTCTTAATTGctcttattttaataaaaagtaatcTTACTTTGAGCAAGATTGCCATTAGATAACcacaaatcttcaaaaatcacaCTAAAGTTAATATTCTAATTAAATTCGAGATCGAACGCAGTAAAGTAGTTTTAACATTATGCGATGGTGCAAAATATTCAAATGCTTAGTCCTAAGCCGGCCCATGATTTGGATAACCATGGTGATCGATaagaaatcaatcaaataaGAACTTGTTAATATCAAGTTGTagttaattttggttataccACTAAATGAAATCAACACCAGATAATCTCAGAGTTAGGCATAGCAGATTAATGTACAGCATAAATCTGGACAGCTAGAAATTAGGTATGAATTAATGTCACTTCCCATTCCACTTGTTAATATATTCTTACTAAAAGGTAAAATGCTATTAATGTTAATCCTTATTCTTATCAGTCACCTATTATTCTCAGTTATCACCAAAGACTACACAAATGCTCTATCGCGCACATTCTGTTACCATCATATGAATGTATGTATCCTGCTTTCAGAACAATAATATTCCCTCTGGAGATATGTAATGCCCAGTCCGTTAGTGATATTATCCGCTCTTGGCCTAGGCCCGCACGACTTTAAAATGTGTTACTAGTTGGTAAGACATGCTTACTTATATACCCAATCTCTCTTATGTGTTTTTGCCATGTGAGACTTTTTATCTTAAACTAGGGTGTCACATGATAAATCTAAAATAACTGCAGCACCGCGAAGTAACATAATTGTACAGAAAGGAATAAAAGCAGAGAGAATTCCCTGTTGGAATATCATTAGATCCATGATTACAACTAAATTATACAGTCAACTATGGATAACATGTGTGTCTTTTCAATGATCAAAACTATATCAAAGCAAGAATTGCTTTCCTGGTGTCTATTCATCTTCAAAGATAACACAGATTGCTAAGAGGGTGAAAAAGTAGAAATTCATGAGGTGGGCTGGTGTGGGAAATTTAATTTACTGCAAAGACTAAAATCCTTATCCTCTATGTATTATTATAACATgtacaaaaatattgaaaatatttaaaagaggGCTTAAATTAACAGCTCCACCAGTGAAAATACAAGAAAGGTCAGTTCTTTGTGCTCTTGGCCTTCTTCATAGTAGCAGCTTGAGCACTAGACTTAAGTTGGGTGGCGCGATTAAAGGAACTTTTGGGGTTAAGAGCCTTTCTGATCTTAAACACAGTCCAGGCAGTCCCAACTGCATGCCCTGCTGCATCAAGCCCTTCGCTTGCCACTTTGGCTGCCTCTTCTCCATACCTACAAAAACCGAAATTCACTTGTTCTAAttaatttcaaaagatttaagCAGCATGTATTCGATCTTATTGTATTGCTTAACTAACGTTCAATTAGTTGAGTCCGTCTGATATACTTTAGTTAATTTTCACGAGATGACACATGACAAAGCAAGTTGAAATGTATTTCTATGGTAAGACTAGACTTCATAAATAAGGATATAGCTAGCCAGTAGAATTCATCAGACTGAGCTTTACTTCTGTGAAACAAGTTCAGTTGTCACGGTGGATGATGTTAACATCACATTCTTTCCAGCTACTTCAACAGCATCACATATTTTGCCTAAAACAAATTTAAGACAAATATCAGGCTCCTGTTGAAAGACAAATCATATACGTTGACAACATACTCCTTGTGATTCTCTCTAGTAAATACAAATACCAAATGCAGTGTGCAAACTTAATCTGATACATGTGTCTGTGAATGtgaataaattcttttttttttggtcctAAATCTGACTCTTAGAAGAGAAAAtaactactaaatggaaaacatATAGACTCCGGAAGGCTACAAACGCAGTCAGAACAAAAGGGAAGACGTTTGACTTACAAAATCCATCCAGAGTAGCAAGGACCATCTCTCCTGGCAGCATCTTGAAGAACTTTTTTCCAGCTACGGAATTTACAACTGAACTAGTGAAGAATCCTGAAACCGAGAGAACTCCCGAAAGGACTCCTAAAGCTACTTTCTCAGTCATCTTTGTTACTGTTTTAACCCTGAAAATTAAACACAGCACATAATTTTGAGTAGAAAGTTGATTCTTCTCTTAGATGATTTACAGCTAGGCATATGAGTATATCCCTGATAACATATTCAATGTAAATGCAACAGCTAGCTCAAACGAAGGCTAGATATCGGGGCGCTTAAATTCTGGATTTCTCTTGTATCATAACTTGAAACATATATAGAAGAATAGGTAAGAACTTTGGGAATTCAATCAATAATGTAGGGGAAACCAGAAATGAAAATTCTCctcttttaaattctttcctACTAGTCTATGTGAACAAACaaggaaaaaatattcttttgtgTTCTAGCTCCTTTGTCTATCATTAGACTTGGTATAAATTACAATTACCTTGCAGAAAATTAAGAAGCCACAAACATAGAAAAGGCTAATCCAAATGAGTGATAGATAATAATCTAAGAGTCAGTATAGTCTAGATGAGATGAAGCAAAGTAAATACCATCAATATTAAAAGGTCATAATACCTTTGGATCCTCTTCAGTGTCTCAGGACTAATCTCGGCCTTCGTCCCTGTAGCCATCCTTTGCTTTAAAACCTCATTTCCGCGCATCAATCGTTCTGCTGACACATCTCCACACCACAAAATCCCCTTAATCAGCTGCCCTGATCCTTGAGCAACTAATTTTGCAGCTGCTCCACTATACTCCTCCACATTGGGTGCTAACGTGGTCCAATATTGAGCGCATCGCTCTTCTAAcacctccttcttcttctccgatTTCAAGTCATCTGGAGATAACTCCCTTGCCACTGTTCCTCCCATTGCCAATGCCGCATTTTCCTCCACTTTCTGAACAGAAAAGGTGCTGTAACTTTTCAAAATATCATCCAGCTCCTTCAACAATGCCTCCTGACCCTTTGAAGCAATCGTCAAACCATAATTCAACGAATCATCCATCGGTCccttatctttctttttctttttcttcttcttttttttacccttttctttGTCGTCATCAGTACTGCAATCCGATTCATCCTCTTTCAAAGCTTGAAATGAGAAGAAATAATGTGAATCATCCAATTTCACCGCAGTCAGGTCCATAGTTATCGGCCATTGAATATCATCTCCCACATTAGCAAGGATAGCAACCGTATTCTTATCTTGCAGGAGACGAAACAGAGACAAATCTCCGTCAGCTAGCTCAACAGAGTAATTTTTATCGATCAAATGGATGAGGACACCAGGGATAACGAGAAGGGTTTCCTCGTGGGACTCAGGAGGGGGAGATGGAGCAGAAGGGATAATATGGTAATTGTCAGGGATGAGATTCTCGGAGAGGTCAGTTTCGTTTAGGGTTGGATACAAATTGGGACGAGAAGAAGAGGTTGATTGGAGATCTGGATCATTGTGAATGACACGTGGGTACAATGGGGCTTTTTGGAGATTAGGGTTCTTAGAAGCCATTGAAGAGCTTAGAAAAAAATGTTGAGgatggaggaagaagaaaaacaagatagtttttttttttttggaggaatAGGAGGCGAACATGGCGAGACACGTGGAATATTTGTTTGGATGAATAACTGCTATAACTGTATGGAATCTTTCCCGCGCAAGTCTATTTGGAACAACAAATAAGTAACATAAATCGAAGGACAAACATTCTACCCTAATTCGTGTCCTCCACGCCCTCTGCATCATTTACttcaaaaaaagattttttttttcttccattttagCACTCATTATCTTTTTAGGCAAAACAATGGGgtatttcttattaaaaaataaagttattgtTGACTGAAGAGAATGCTATAGAACAGATACAGAGAAAATCAAGGTCCAACATTGTGAACCATTCTGATCATCTTCTATGGCAGAGTGGTACAATCGGTGGCGGGAGGTGAAAAAATCATTCTCCTACATTTATGTTCCGAATATACAGAATCCATTTGCTTTCTTTGGCATACATGAAAAAAACATTCTCCTCCATTAATGGGCTCTATGAACCAGTTCTTTTGACTTTATTGGGGAGAAAGTGAGAAAAatttgttttcaaaatttaacaatGAAAGTCCGTATCTCCATAGGACCAAGCTCGACTACAAGACTAGACATGTCTAACGGACCCCCTCTAATTGGTGCAGACTCACTGCCACTATCATGTTCTATATTCCagttcatcttcttcatctcaTTCTTGCCTTGATTCGCCGATAAGCTTGTTTCCTTGATTGCTTTTATCTGAATATACAGTGTAAACATGTGTCAATGCCCTCTAACAATATCAGTAGACTGTCCGAGTTCATATCTTCATATGCATTAGTTAATCAACACACACAGAGAGCAGTAGTTCCCAATATTAGCAAGATTATAAAGCTGTTTTACCCTTTTTCCAGCAAACATTTCCTTCAGTTGAACTTTGGTTATTTTCGAATAATCAGCATCTTCACCAGCCTATCCACATCCACAAAACATTAAAACCACAATGGTCAGTAGTGATATCAGTTAACAAGGCACAACATAGGTCCAACATATAATGATGTCAGGTGTCACACTctcaattttacattttttgtttcaGAATTCAAGAAAATGTAAGAAGTTAACGATTTTTCTGAAGTAAAGCTGCTGTTTCTTGGTGAAGTAAGGCTGAGACAAGCAAATGAAATAAGACTTCTAGTTTATTTTTACCTCGTATAGATGAGCCAAACGGATAAGTACACCTCCGTCATCCAACTcctggaagaaaaaaaaaaacagaaatggCTTCATTATTTCATCAAAGGAAAATTAAAGGATCATTCTAATCACTGCAAGTTCTATCCAATAACCTGGAGAGTAATCAGTGCAACATTAGGAGGTAAACTATAATTGGGACTCATGATGGTGGCTTTGGTTATATGCGAAGCTTTCCATTCTTCCTGATTCTGCAAGATCAAGTAGTACAATTTCCCGATATCAAGCAGTAATATTGATCATTTATAATCAAGCAATATCATAGGGTGTGCAGGGCCTGCTGAATTTGGTCCTATTCATAATATGTAGATTGTTGAAATTACCTCATGTGCAAAAGCTAAAATAAGAGGTGAATAAATTTCTTGGCCAGTTGTTCTGCGCCAACGTGAACCATCACTGTTTTTATGAATTCCCAGATAGTAATTCCCTCGAACCTGACCAAGGGATATGAGAACAGGTAAGTTCAAAAGAAGCATACTAATCGGTGGTTGCTACATTTTGTATTTATGAAGGACATTTTCCTTAATGAGCAGCTTAGTTACATCCAAGTGAACTGTAGGATTGAAATCCTGATTAACGGTTGAAATCTTATTGCAGCCTAGGACTGCTTTGGAATGCCATATCAAACGTACCGTGAGTCCCTCACACGTACTCCCCACACAAACAGGCTCATCAAGGGCTTCACCCACTCCTCTAGCATCATCATTGATCAAGCGCCTGGTATAATATGAAATCCATTACATTTGTAAGTCCAACAATTACATTAAGCATGATATATTTATAcacaaactaaagaaaaaagttCAAATGATTTGAACCTATGCAACATGAGTTCTATTTCTCCATCCTTAATGCTGGCTCCACCTGTTGCACGATCCACCAAAACAGACAATTCTGATTTGTTATCTGTTATGTACATTCCAAGATTCACCTGAGAATAAAGAAAGTAGCAATACGTGAGCTCAATCATAAAAGTGcaatttcaattcaagaaagtttGTGTTGGGAAAGTAACTGGATAATAGTTCCCAGCAACAGGTTGAGTAACTTGGAGGTCCCAATCAGCTCTGTAATCTCTAACCTGATAAGCAGCAAATTATCACTCAAATTAGCTCAAAAACAAACAGAAAACTGAGATAAAGTGAATAAAATATGAAGCCCAGTATATTGAAATCCTGATGACCATTTTCCTAGTTCATAAATTGCTAACATTAAGGATGTTTATAAGAACATTTTTGTTCCATCAACAAGCACATTGAGCCAATATAACAGACAGACAAAGCATGTTCATCTAGAAAGCCAACATCAAAGAATTATCTATTTCAAATTGAATAGATTGGGATACAACTCAAtgatatttgtttcaatttgtagATAAACACTTCAAGGAATTAAAATGGATATTGACGAAAGCTCTCAACACGTTGCCCAAGTATAATGTAATGAAGTCAAAATGTAAAGACAGTAAACATGAACTAAAAAGGGAGAGAAAGTATATTGACAAGATATATGCACACAGAACTAAGAGCCTATATTAATGAAAAACTGTCTCCTTAGGTTTTATACAGCTTAAATGTACTTAAAGAGGAATGAAAAATCAAGCTTACTCTTTTAAGAAAGTCCCTCCCATTAGAGTCAGTGTAAAACACTTTATCAGTGGCCATATTTGCTGTCATTTTGGTAATGACCTCTTTTCCAACACTATCTTCTGTCGGTATAGGACCAATCTTCAATTGAAGAGGTATGTCAGATATACAGTTCATAGACTACCCTTCAATGTGAAATGACATTGGGCAAAGTTGACTTACAGTGAATTCGAGTTCAGCGTGTTCTTTGTCTTTGTAAATCCTAATTACCTGAAACATTGACATATCAAGACATAATAGAATCAATGCATACAGTTTATAACACAATAAATTGGAAAAGATCCAAATGTTTTTGGTGCTGACTAAAATTGAGTTAATCAAGGAACCATGCACCACACCTGAGATATCCATGAGTTGAATTGCTGGTGGATCTCATCGACCAGGGGTCCACGCATTACCTTTATCGGAACCTGCTAGCAAAGAGGAAATTAGTTTCTGCTATGAAGAAAACTATATAGTGTGTGAGAGATGCTAATCAAAACTTCAGTTTAATAACTAATTGATTTATTTAGGAAAAGACGTAGGACCACAATTGCTTTAATCAGTTTTAGTTGTTAAATAACAGGAGCAAAAGGGAGAAAAGGCAACTCACTGATCTCGAAACTATGACCGGGGGTGATCCATCGGGTCTGAAAATGTAGGCACCAGAATCCTGCAATGGATAATACAATTAACATCCTAACTTACTGTGTCTCCTTTAGTAATGCTCTCTAACATTTAATTATACCTACAAGAACATCAGCAAGTACCTGATCTGAGTTCGCACTCGAAGCATACCAAAGATAGCTTTGTTGTACGGGTATATCAACCTAATAATAGTCCTTTGTTAGTCAAGAGGATGAAACGTCCCTCAACATAGAAAAGGTAATGCGTACTATA
The Solanum stenotomum isolate F172 chromosome 12, ASM1918654v1, whole genome shotgun sequence DNA segment above includes these coding regions:
- the LOC125848109 gene encoding protein EARLY-RESPONSIVE TO DEHYDRATION 7, chloroplastic-like; the encoded protein is MASKNPNLQKAPLYPRVIHNDPDLQSTSSSRPNLYPTLNETDLSENLIPDNYHIIPSAPSPPPESHEETLLVIPGVLIHLIDKNYSVELADGDLSLFRLLQDKNTVAILANVGDDIQWPITMDLTAVKLDDSHYFFSFQALKEDESDCSTDDDKEKGKKKKKKKKKKDKGPMDDSLNYGLTIASKGQEALLKELDDILKSYSTFSVQKVEENAALAMGGTVARELSPDDLKSEKKKEVLEERCAQYWTTLAPNVEEYSGAAAKLVAQGSGQLIKGILWCGDVSAERLMRGNEVLKQRMATGTKAEISPETLKRIQRVKTVTKMTEKVALGVLSGVLSVSGFFTSSVVNSVAGKKFFKMLPGEMVLATLDGFCKICDAVEVAGKNVMLTSSTVTTELVSQKYGEEAAKVASEGLDAAGHAVGTAWTVFKIRKALNPKSSFNRATQLKSSAQAATMKKAKSTKN